The sequence below is a genomic window from Rhizobium sp. NXC14.
CTGCAGCGCCGTGGCCATCGCCTTTACCGGATCGCCGATATTGCCGCCGAGGCCGAGTGTGGCCGATTGCGATGCGGCCTCAGGCAAAATGCTCAACACTCACCTGCACGAAATCGAGCACCCCGGGCACCGGCGCATTGGGCTTGCGCACTGTGATCTTCGCCCGCCGCACCTGCGGGAACGTCTGACAGAGGCCCTTGGCAATATCGAGCGCCAGGGCTTCGATGAGATAGCGTCGCTTGCCGGTGACGATCTCCTCGATCACCGTAAAGGCAATGCCGTAATTGACGGTGTCATTGATCGAATCGCTTTCCAGCGCCTCGCCCGCGACGACGTCGAGCTCGGCATCGACGAAGAAGCGCTGACCGAGGAATTCCTCCTCGTCATGCACGCCGTGGCGCGCGAAGAAGGCGCAGTTCTGCAGCGTGATCGTGTAGGTGGTCATGTCGGCCGCTTCCTCTCGAATCCCTGGCGCGCATTGAGCATAGCATCGGCGATAGCAAGCGCATCCCTGTTGATTGCGACATTGTGCACCCGGAAAACCGCAGCCCCTTGAAGCCTGAGCAGCGCGCTTGATGCGGCCGTCGCTGCATCCCTCTCCGGCGCCTCGCGCCCCGTCACCGCGCCGAGGAAGCGCTTGCGTGACGTGCCGGCAAGCAGCGGCAGACCGAAGCGCGACAGTTCGGAAAACCGCGCCATCAGCTCCAGGTTTTCCTCGGCCGTCTCCTTGGCGAAGCCGAATCCCGGATCGAGCACGATCCGGTCGCTGGTAACTCCGGCCGCGGCGGCGATCGCCAGCGACCGTTCGAGGAAATACGTCTGGTCGGCAATCACATCGGCAAGTTTGACCCTGTCGCGGCCGGTATGCATGATGCAGAGCCCCGCCCCGGTGGCCGCGGCCACATCCGCGATACCTGCATCTTTCTGTAGTCCGAAGACGTCGTTGACAATATGGGCGCCGGCGCCGACCGCCAGCCGCGCCGTCTCGGCACGGTACGTATCGATCGAGATCAGCGCCTCGGTACGACCGCGCAGCGTCTCGATCACGGGCAACACCCGCGCCTGCTCTTCCGAAGGGCTGACCGACGCCGCACCCGGCCGAGTCGATTCGCCACCGATATCGACGATCGCAGCACCGTCGCTGACCGCCTGCAATGCGTGTTCGACGGCGGCATCGAGGGTTTCAAAACGTCCGCCGTCGGAGAAGGAGTCCGGCGTCACATTGATGATCGCCATGATCGCCGAACGACGGCCGAGTTCAATTTCCCGGCCATGGCCGACACGCCAGAAACTGCCTTCGAGCCCTGTCACCAGACTTGTCCTATTGATGACGAAAAAAGCCGCCATCCGATATTGCGCTAACGGTGGCTATGCCCCAAGCTCCTGCCGATTTCAACATGGGTTGCGTTCAGAATGCCGCTTGCAATGCGTTATATGTGCCTTCCTGTCGCCTTTTCCATTGCTCTTTCCCTCAGCAGTCCAACGGCAGCTGAAGTGATCGCATCGAAAAGTTATTCCTATTTCGACA
It includes:
- the folB gene encoding dihydroneopterin aldolase; translation: MTTYTITLQNCAFFARHGVHDEEEFLGQRFFVDAELDVVAGEALESDSINDTVNYGIAFTVIEEIVTGKRRYLIEALALDIAKGLCQTFPQVRRAKITVRKPNAPVPGVLDFVQVSVEHFA
- the folP gene encoding dihydropteroate synthase; this translates as MTGLEGSFWRVGHGREIELGRRSAIMAIINVTPDSFSDGGRFETLDAAVEHALQAVSDGAAIVDIGGESTRPGAASVSPSEEQARVLPVIETLRGRTEALISIDTYRAETARLAVGAGAHIVNDVFGLQKDAGIADVAAATGAGLCIMHTGRDRVKLADVIADQTYFLERSLAIAAAAGVTSDRIVLDPGFGFAKETAEENLELMARFSELSRFGLPLLAGTSRKRFLGAVTGREAPERDAATAASSALLRLQGAAVFRVHNVAINRDALAIADAMLNARQGFERKRPT